In a genomic window of Variovorax paradoxus:
- a CDS encoding amino acid ABC transporter substrate-binding protein — translation MTFIPSLHPLKAAAATLLLALAATAGAQQPAPAGTLEKIAASGKAVLGVREASPPMAYMLGAGEKYVGYHVELCERVLKDIVPAAKLEYMAVTAQNTIPLVQNGTLDIGCGPTTNNLARQQQVAFALTTYVSEVRMATRVDSGITTLDQLAGRTVSASTGTTAVQLLRKRERTNNVSINTMLGKDHLESFLLMESGRADAFVLDDNLLAGIIANSKNPTAYRIAGEPLGSEPIALLFRKDDPAFKAAVDGALRRLMKSGELERIYTKWFVAPIPPKNTSLNLPMSAVLKQLVLEPNDKPLESYAK, via the coding sequence ATGACCTTCATCCCATCCCTGCACCCGCTCAAGGCCGCGGCCGCCACGCTGCTGCTGGCCCTGGCCGCCACGGCCGGCGCGCAGCAACCTGCGCCCGCGGGCACGCTCGAGAAGATCGCCGCCAGCGGCAAGGCGGTGCTCGGCGTGCGCGAGGCCTCGCCGCCCATGGCCTACATGCTGGGCGCGGGCGAGAAGTACGTGGGCTACCACGTGGAGCTGTGCGAGCGCGTGCTCAAGGACATCGTGCCGGCCGCGAAGCTCGAGTACATGGCGGTCACCGCGCAGAACACCATCCCGCTGGTGCAGAACGGCACGCTCGACATCGGCTGCGGCCCCACCACCAACAACCTCGCGCGCCAGCAACAGGTGGCCTTCGCGCTCACCACCTACGTGAGCGAGGTGCGCATGGCCACGCGCGTCGACTCGGGCATCACCACGCTCGACCAGCTCGCGGGCCGCACCGTGTCGGCCTCGACCGGCACGACGGCGGTGCAGCTGCTGCGCAAGCGCGAGCGCACCAACAACGTGAGCATCAACACCATGCTCGGCAAGGACCACCTCGAGAGCTTCCTGCTGATGGAGTCGGGCCGCGCCGATGCCTTCGTGCTCGACGACAACCTGCTGGCCGGGATCATCGCGAACTCGAAGAACCCGACGGCCTACCGCATCGCCGGCGAGCCGCTGGGCTCGGAGCCGATCGCGCTGCTGTTCCGCAAGGACGACCCGGCCTTCAAGGCGGCGGTCGACGGCGCGCTGCGCCGCCTCATGAAGAGCGGCGAGCTCGAGCGCATCTACACCAAGTGGTTCGTGGCGCCGATTCCGCCGAAGAACACCAGCCTGAACCTGCCGATGAGCGCGGTGCTCAAGCAGCTGGTGCTCGAGCCCAACGACAAGCCGCTGGAGAGCTACGCCAAGTGA
- a CDS encoding ABC transporter ATP-binding protein: MSFLRLSDVSKSYGGTRAVTAMNLTVEKGEFVSLLGPSGCGKTTTLQMIAGFEAVTSGRIELAGQDITHAKANTRGLGIVFQSYALFPHMTVADNVSFGLEMRKMQKAERRERVQQALALVHLEAHATRYPRELSGGQRQRVALARALVIEPPVLLLDEPLSNLDAKLREEMQFELRQIQRKVGTTTVMVTHDQSEAMSISDRVVVMEAGRATQIDHPYRVYEHPSTRFISTFVGKANLLPGRVTACGTGSCNVAVGPLAVEVDEGGYDSGAAVLMSVRPEKLQLVPAGTGRLDGTVQERFFLGSQWLYRLATPAGELMVLSPNDGRAALDEGDAAGIDWPAHCTRLLRDDAAVAA; the protein is encoded by the coding sequence ATGTCATTCCTGCGGCTCAGCGACGTGTCCAAGTCCTATGGCGGCACCCGCGCGGTGACGGCCATGAACCTCACTGTCGAGAAGGGCGAGTTCGTCTCGCTGCTCGGCCCCTCGGGCTGCGGCAAGACCACCACGCTGCAGATGATCGCGGGCTTCGAGGCCGTGACCAGCGGCCGCATCGAGCTCGCGGGCCAGGACATCACGCATGCCAAGGCCAACACGCGCGGCCTGGGCATCGTGTTCCAGAGCTATGCGCTGTTTCCGCACATGACGGTGGCCGACAACGTGAGCTTCGGCCTCGAGATGCGCAAGATGCAGAAGGCCGAGCGCCGCGAGCGCGTGCAGCAGGCGCTGGCGCTGGTGCACCTCGAGGCACATGCCACGCGCTATCCGCGCGAGCTCTCGGGCGGCCAGCGGCAGCGCGTGGCGCTGGCGCGCGCGCTGGTGATCGAGCCGCCGGTGCTGCTGCTCGACGAGCCGCTGTCGAACCTCGACGCCAAGCTGCGCGAGGAGATGCAGTTCGAGCTGCGCCAGATCCAGCGCAAGGTCGGCACCACCACGGTCATGGTCACGCACGACCAGAGCGAGGCGATGTCGATCAGCGACCGCGTGGTGGTGATGGAAGCCGGCCGCGCGACGCAGATCGACCATCCGTACCGCGTCTACGAGCATCCGAGCACGCGCTTCATCTCCACCTTCGTGGGCAAGGCCAACCTGCTGCCGGGCCGGGTCACGGCCTGCGGCACGGGCAGCTGCAACGTGGCGGTCGGACCGCTCGCGGTCGAGGTGGACGAAGGTGGCTACGACAGCGGCGCCGCCGTGCTGATGAGCGTGCGCCCCGAGAAGCTGCAGCTGGTGCCCGCGGGCACCGGCCGGCTCGACGGCACGGTGCAAGAGCGCTTCTTCCTCGGCAGCCAGTGGCTCTACCGGCTCGCCACGCCGGCCGGTGAGCTGATGGTGCTGAGCCCCAACGACGGCCGCGCCGCGCTCGACGAAGGCGACGCGGCCGGCATCGACTGGCCCGCGCACTGCACGCGCCTGTTGCGCGACGACGCGGCGGTGGCGGCATGA
- a CDS encoding ABC transporter permease: MSKNGPIALAFNALVITFMLAPLLVVCIVAFTPENTLTIPTTHFSLRWFEAVFAHPDFMQSFWNSLWLALSAATIATLLAVPAGMAITRYDFPGRDFLNGLFLSPLIIPHLVLGVALLRLFALVGGTGSFGWLVMAHALIVTPYTLRLVVAALVGFDRSAEQAALSLGASQATVFRRITLPMILPGVTGGWMLAFINSFDEVTMSIFVTSPSTVTLPVRMYMYATESIDPLMAAVSALMVAVTAIAMVVLDRLYGLDRVLVGRK, translated from the coding sequence ATGAGCAAGAACGGCCCCATCGCCCTCGCGTTCAACGCGCTCGTCATCACCTTCATGCTGGCCCCGCTGCTGGTGGTCTGCATCGTCGCGTTCACGCCCGAGAACACGCTGACCATCCCGACCACGCACTTCTCGCTGCGCTGGTTCGAGGCGGTGTTCGCGCATCCCGACTTCATGCAGTCGTTCTGGAACAGCCTGTGGCTCGCGCTGAGCGCGGCCACCATCGCGACGCTGCTCGCGGTGCCGGCCGGCATGGCGATCACGCGCTACGACTTCCCGGGCCGCGATTTCCTCAACGGCCTGTTCCTGTCGCCGCTGATCATTCCGCACCTGGTGCTCGGCGTCGCGCTGCTGCGGCTGTTCGCGCTGGTGGGCGGCACGGGCAGCTTCGGCTGGCTGGTGATGGCGCATGCGCTGATCGTCACGCCCTACACGCTGCGGCTGGTGGTGGCGGCGCTCGTCGGCTTCGACCGCAGCGCCGAGCAGGCCGCGCTCTCGCTGGGCGCGAGCCAGGCCACCGTGTTCCGCCGCATCACGCTGCCGATGATCCTGCCGGGCGTCACCGGCGGCTGGATGCTGGCCTTCATCAACAGCTTCGACGAAGTGACGATGTCGATCTTCGTCACCTCGCCGAGCACGGTGACGCTGCCGGTGCGCATGTACATGTACGCCACCGAATCGATCGACCCGCTGATGGCCGCGGTGTCGGCGCTGATGGTGGCCGTGACCGCCATCGCGATGGTGGTGCTCGACCGGCTCTATGGCCTGGACCGCGTGCTGGTGGGGCGCAAGTAG
- a CDS encoding ABC transporter permease, with translation MSGTSRKATPWWLSGPALVLFIALLVVPLLLTAVLSFNVYDPASGPRAGEFTLAHYAQVFGDDYYHGIFWRTFWISALVTLICVLIGAPEAYVLSRMRNPWRSVLLLVVLAPLLVSVVVRAFGWSMLLGPEGAVNALLQLVGIGPVKILYTSAAVVIALVHVMLPFMVIPVWTSLQKLDPGVENAALSLNATPFTTLRRIVLPQVMPGILSGSLIVFGLAASSFAIPGLLGGRRLKMVATVVYDEYLSELNWPLGAAVALTLLVANLVVMLSYNRLVEGRYKKALG, from the coding sequence ATGAGCGGAACTTCTCGCAAGGCCACGCCCTGGTGGCTCTCCGGTCCCGCGCTGGTGCTGTTCATTGCGCTGCTCGTGGTGCCGCTGCTGCTCACGGCCGTGCTGTCCTTCAACGTCTACGACCCGGCCAGCGGCCCGCGCGCCGGCGAGTTCACGCTCGCGCACTACGCGCAGGTGTTCGGCGACGACTACTACCACGGCATCTTCTGGCGCACCTTCTGGATCTCGGCGCTGGTCACGCTGATCTGCGTGCTGATCGGTGCGCCCGAGGCCTATGTGCTGAGCCGCATGCGCAACCCCTGGCGCTCGGTGCTGCTGCTGGTGGTGCTGGCGCCGCTTTTGGTGTCGGTGGTGGTGCGCGCCTTCGGCTGGAGCATGCTGCTGGGCCCCGAGGGCGCGGTCAACGCGCTGCTGCAGCTGGTGGGCATCGGCCCGGTGAAGATCCTCTACACCAGCGCGGCCGTGGTGATCGCGCTGGTGCACGTGATGCTGCCGTTCATGGTGATCCCGGTCTGGACCTCGCTGCAGAAGCTCGATCCCGGCGTGGAGAACGCGGCGCTCTCGCTCAATGCCACGCCCTTCACCACGCTGCGCCGCATCGTGCTGCCGCAGGTGATGCCCGGCATCCTCTCGGGCAGCCTGATCGTGTTCGGCCTCGCGGCAAGCTCGTTCGCGATCCCCGGCCTGCTCGGCGGACGCCGCCTCAAGATGGTCGCGACCGTGGTCTACGACGAGTACCTGAGCGAGCTCAACTGGCCGCTCGGCGCGGCGGTGGCGCTCACGCTGCTGGTGGCCAACCTCGTGGTGATGCTGAGCTACAACCGGCTCGTGGAAGGCCGCTACAAGAAGGCGCTGGGGTGA
- a CDS encoding aldehyde dehydrogenase family protein: MSEVHTSVSLPSEVEQLLQRLGVPRESHVGGALTVRSPLTGEVIAQVAQTAPAAATETIARAHAAFKAWRAVPAPRRGELVRLLGEELRAAKRDLGRLVTLEAGKVPSEGAGEVQEMIDICDFAVGLSRQLYGLTLATERAEHRMMETWHPLGVCGVISAFNFPVAVWSWNAALALVCGDPVVWKPSEKTPLTALAVHAIAARAIERFGADAPEGLLGLLLGQRDIGELLVDDHRVAVLSATGSTAMGRQVGPKLAARFARAILELGGNNAAIVTPSADLDLTLRAIAFAAMGTAGQRCTTLRRLFVHESVYDKLVPRLVKVYGGVKVGDPREAGTLVGPLIDRAAFEGMQKALDESRDAGAVVHGGGRVEGIGGAEAYYARPALVELKAHAGAVLRETFAPILYVVRYASLDEAIEQHNAVGAGLSSSIFTLDMREAERFLSCAGSDCGIANVNIGPSGAEIGGAFGGEKETGGGREAGSDSWKAYMRRATNTINYSTALPLAQGVTFDIGD, from the coding sequence ATGTCCGAAGTCCACACCTCCGTCTCCCTCCCTTCCGAAGTCGAACAACTGCTCCAGCGCCTGGGCGTGCCGCGCGAGTCCCATGTCGGCGGCGCGCTGACGGTGCGCTCGCCGCTCACGGGCGAGGTGATCGCGCAGGTCGCGCAGACCGCGCCGGCCGCGGCCACCGAGACCATTGCGCGCGCGCATGCCGCCTTCAAGGCCTGGCGCGCGGTGCCGGCGCCGCGGCGCGGCGAACTGGTGCGGCTGCTCGGCGAGGAACTGCGCGCGGCCAAGCGCGACCTCGGCCGGCTGGTCACGCTCGAGGCCGGCAAGGTGCCGTCCGAGGGCGCGGGCGAGGTGCAGGAAATGATCGACATCTGCGACTTCGCGGTCGGCCTGTCGCGCCAGCTCTACGGCCTCACGCTGGCCACCGAGCGCGCCGAGCACCGGATGATGGAAACCTGGCATCCGCTGGGCGTGTGCGGCGTGATCTCGGCCTTCAACTTCCCGGTCGCGGTGTGGTCGTGGAACGCGGCGCTGGCGCTGGTGTGCGGCGATCCGGTGGTGTGGAAGCCGTCCGAGAAGACGCCGCTGACCGCGCTCGCGGTGCATGCGATCGCCGCGCGCGCCATCGAGCGCTTCGGCGCCGACGCACCCGAGGGCCTGCTCGGCCTGCTGCTGGGCCAGCGCGACATCGGCGAGCTGCTGGTCGACGACCATCGCGTGGCGGTGCTGTCGGCCACCGGTTCCACCGCCATGGGCCGCCAGGTCGGCCCCAAGCTCGCGGCCCGCTTCGCGCGCGCCATCCTCGAGCTCGGCGGCAACAACGCGGCCATCGTCACGCCCTCGGCCGACCTCGACCTCACCTTGCGCGCGATCGCCTTCGCGGCCATGGGCACGGCGGGCCAGCGCTGCACCACGCTGCGCCGGCTGTTCGTGCACGAGAGCGTGTACGACAAGCTGGTGCCGCGCCTCGTCAAGGTGTATGGCGGCGTGAAGGTCGGCGATCCGCGCGAGGCCGGCACGCTGGTCGGTCCGCTGATCGACCGCGCGGCCTTCGAGGGCATGCAGAAGGCGCTCGACGAGAGCCGCGATGCCGGCGCCGTCGTGCATGGCGGCGGCCGCGTCGAGGGCATCGGCGGCGCCGAGGCCTACTACGCGCGCCCGGCCCTGGTCGAACTCAAGGCCCATGCCGGCGCGGTGCTGCGCGAGACCTTCGCGCCGATCCTCTACGTGGTGCGCTATGCCTCGCTCGACGAGGCGATCGAGCAGCACAACGCGGTGGGCGCGGGCCTGTCGTCGTCGATCTTCACGCTCGACATGCGCGAGGCCGAGCGCTTCCTCTCGTGCGCCGGTTCCGACTGCGGCATCGCCAACGTCAACATCGGCCCGAGCGGCGCCGAGATCGGCGGGGCTTTCGGCGGCGAGAAGGAAACCGGCGGCGGCCGCGAGGCCGGCTCCGACAGCTGGAAGGCCTACATGCGCCGGGCGACGAACACCATCAACTACTCGACGGCACTGCCTCTCGCTCAAGGCGTGACCTTCGACATCGGCGACTGA
- a CDS encoding pyridoxal phosphate-dependent aminotransferase, with translation MSPATAASSSSDFVPAQRVRALGVSEILRITDHANALKRAGRPVIVLGAGEPDFDTPDNVREAAVRAIGRGDTRYTVLDGSPAMKAAVQLKFRRDNALDFGLDEISVSAGAKQVIFNALMASLDPGDEVILPAPYWTSYADIVRICGGVPVGVPCGDAQGFRLEAAQLEAAITPRTRWLFLNSPSNPSGAAYGADQLKPLCEVLLRHPRVWVLADDIYEHILYDGLAFATPAAVEPRLRERTLTINGVSKAYAMTGWRVGYGAGPRALIAAMAVVQSQTTSCPSSVSQAAAIEALTGPQGIVAERRDDFQRRRDFVVAALNRIDGLHCPRPEGAFYTFARCEGLLGRRTRRGALLASDADFCRYLLEDFEVAVVPGSVFGLAPYFRISYATSMAQLEEACARIAAACAALE, from the coding sequence GTGAGTCCCGCTACCGCCGCCTCTTCTTCCTCGGACTTCGTGCCGGCGCAGCGCGTGCGCGCGCTCGGCGTGTCGGAGATCCTGCGCATCACCGACCATGCCAATGCGCTCAAGCGCGCGGGCCGCCCGGTGATCGTGCTGGGCGCGGGCGAGCCCGACTTCGACACGCCCGACAACGTGCGCGAGGCCGCGGTGCGCGCCATCGGGCGCGGCGACACGCGCTACACGGTGCTCGACGGCAGCCCGGCGATGAAGGCGGCGGTGCAGCTCAAGTTCAGGCGCGACAACGCGCTGGACTTCGGCCTCGACGAGATCAGCGTGAGCGCGGGCGCCAAGCAGGTGATCTTCAATGCGCTGATGGCGAGCCTGGATCCGGGCGACGAGGTGATCCTGCCCGCGCCCTACTGGACCTCGTACGCCGACATCGTGCGCATCTGCGGCGGCGTGCCGGTCGGCGTGCCCTGCGGCGACGCGCAGGGCTTCCGGCTCGAGGCCGCGCAGCTCGAGGCGGCGATCACGCCGCGCACGCGCTGGCTGTTCCTCAACTCGCCCTCGAACCCGAGCGGCGCGGCCTACGGTGCCGACCAGCTGAAGCCGCTGTGCGAGGTGCTGCTGCGGCATCCGCGCGTGTGGGTGCTGGCCGACGACATCTACGAGCACATCCTCTACGACGGCCTCGCTTTCGCCACGCCGGCGGCGGTGGAGCCGCGGCTGCGCGAGCGCACGCTGACGATCAACGGCGTGTCGAAGGCCTATGCGATGACCGGCTGGCGCGTGGGCTACGGCGCCGGGCCGCGCGCGCTGATCGCGGCGATGGCCGTGGTGCAGAGCCAGACCACCTCGTGCCCCTCGTCGGTGAGCCAGGCCGCGGCGATCGAGGCGCTGACCGGGCCGCAGGGCATCGTGGCCGAGCGGCGCGACGACTTCCAGCGCCGGCGCGACTTCGTGGTGGCCGCGCTCAACCGCATCGACGGCCTGCATTGCCCGCGGCCCGAGGGCGCGTTCTATACCTTCGCGCGCTGCGAGGGCCTGCTGGGACGGCGCACGCGCCGCGGCGCGCTGCTGGCCAGCGACGCGGACTTCTGCCGCTACCTGCTCGAGGACTTCGAGGTGGCGGTGGTGCCGGGCAGCGTGTTCGGGCTCGCGCCCTATTTCCGCATCTCGTACGCGACCTCGATGGCGCAGCTCGAGGAGGCCTGCGCGCGCATCGCGGCGGCCTGCGCGGCGCTCGAATGA
- a CDS encoding FAD-binding oxidoreductase codes for MSTTRTLRTDVAIVGGGIVGSSAALALRRMGLDVVLLERDLCGSRSSGVNYGGVRRQGRPLSQLPLAQRAHRIWGRLGELIGTEGEYQRSGHFKIGRSEDDMAALERYRASVRDAGFDLGLELVTGARLREHCPWLGARALGGSLCIEDGQANPRLVSPAFALAAQRAGARVFERHRVDEVAHDGTLFRLCATHAEGTLEVRSPVLLNCAGAWSGPIATHFGEAVPLQSGHPAMAVTEPLPFFMDWSLGVEGGGIYCRQVARGNLVLGGGAGIGLDAERARSERDAIATLSTQAIELLPRLAHAHFIRTWSGTEGYLPDRQPVLGPSRTTPGLFHGFGFAGAGFQIGPAAGEVLAELARDGRSTTPIEAFAIERFFPDTRAERPAEAAASASH; via the coding sequence ATGAGCACCACCCGCACCCTGCGCACTGACGTAGCGATCGTCGGCGGCGGCATCGTGGGTTCGTCGGCCGCGCTCGCGCTGCGGCGCATGGGCCTGGACGTGGTGCTGCTCGAGCGCGACCTCTGCGGCTCGCGCTCCAGCGGCGTCAACTACGGCGGCGTGCGGCGCCAGGGCCGGCCCTTGAGCCAGCTGCCGCTGGCGCAGCGCGCACACCGCATCTGGGGGCGGCTCGGCGAGCTGATCGGCACCGAGGGCGAGTACCAGCGCTCGGGTCATTTCAAGATCGGCCGCAGCGAGGACGACATGGCCGCGCTCGAGCGCTACCGCGCGAGCGTGCGCGACGCCGGCTTCGACCTCGGGCTCGAGCTGGTGACGGGCGCGCGGCTGCGCGAGCACTGCCCCTGGCTCGGCGCGCGCGCGCTCGGCGGCTCGTTGTGCATCGAGGACGGGCAGGCCAATCCGCGTCTGGTGTCGCCGGCCTTCGCGCTCGCGGCGCAGCGTGCGGGCGCGCGGGTGTTCGAGCGCCATCGCGTCGACGAGGTCGCGCACGACGGCACGCTGTTCCGGCTGTGCGCCACGCATGCCGAGGGCACGCTCGAGGTGCGCTCGCCGGTGCTGCTGAACTGCGCGGGCGCCTGGTCGGGCCCGATCGCCACGCACTTCGGCGAGGCCGTGCCGCTGCAGTCGGGCCATCCCGCGATGGCGGTGACCGAGCCCCTGCCCTTCTTCATGGACTGGAGCCTCGGCGTCGAGGGCGGCGGCATCTACTGCCGCCAGGTCGCGCGCGGCAACCTCGTGCTCGGCGGCGGCGCCGGCATCGGCCTCGATGCCGAGCGCGCGCGTTCCGAGCGCGACGCCATCGCCACGCTGTCGACGCAGGCGATCGAGCTGCTGCCGCGGCTCGCGCATGCGCATTTCATCCGCACCTGGAGCGGCACCGAGGGCTACCTGCCCGACCGCCAGCCGGTGCTGGGGCCGAGCCGCACCACGCCCGGCCTGTTCCACGGCTTCGGCTTCGCGGGCGCGGGCTTCCAGATCGGCCCGGCCGCGGGCGAGGTGCTGGCCGAACTGGCGCGCGACGGCCGCAGCACCACGCCGATCGAGGCCTTCGCGATCGAGCGCTTCTTTCCCGACACGCGGGCCGAGCGGCCCGCCGAAGCCGCCGCATCGGCCTCGCACTGA
- a CDS encoding (2Fe-2S)-binding protein — protein MATHALLHRVAETGRATVPFTLDGAPASALAGDTVLTAVLTQAAQLRRNEFSDAPRAGFCMMGACQDCWISTAEGERLRACSTFIAPGMALVTGRSEA, from the coding sequence ATGGCGACCCATGCACTGCTGCACCGCGTGGCCGAGACCGGCCGCGCCACGGTGCCCTTCACGCTCGACGGCGCGCCCGCGTCGGCGCTGGCCGGCGACACGGTGCTGACCGCCGTGCTCACGCAGGCCGCCCAGCTGCGCCGCAACGAGTTCAGCGACGCGCCGCGCGCGGGCTTCTGCATGATGGGCGCCTGCCAGGACTGCTGGATCTCGACCGCCGAGGGCGAACGGCTGCGCGCCTGCTCCACCTTCATCGCGCCGGGCATGGCGCTGGTCACCGGGCGGAGCGAGGCATGA
- a CDS encoding FAD-dependent oxidoreductase codes for MTTTAHPPVIVGAGPAGVRAAQALVAHGLRPIVIDEAARAGGQIYRRPPANFVERAAATLYGFEAGRANAVHAAFDGLRDRIDYRPDSLVWNAQGGVLDVLHGPTRSTARVPHGPLIVATGATDRVLPLPGWTLPGVYTLGGAQVALKFQGCAIGQRVVFMGTGPLLYLVAYQYAKAGARVAAVLDTARLADQVAATPAMLRQPAVLAKGVYFVAWLRAHGVPLHGGVRPLRVLGDDAASRVTGVAWHDGREERRIDCDAVGFGYALRSETQLADLLGCRFEFAPMHRAHLPVRDAAGRSSVAGVYLAGDGAGIMGADAAEWAGERAALALLADQGVAVDGARAALLERKLDTLAGFRRGLERAFPLPQDWAAHAPDELVVCRCENVTAGTLRQTVAVNGADELNRLKALSRVGMGRCQGRMCGVAAAEILAHATGQPLAQVGRLRGQAPVKPIPIRLVTQAPADGVSA; via the coding sequence ATGACGACGACGGCCCATCCTCCCGTGATCGTCGGCGCCGGCCCGGCCGGCGTGCGCGCCGCGCAGGCGCTGGTCGCGCATGGCCTGCGGCCGATCGTCATCGACGAGGCCGCGCGCGCCGGCGGACAGATCTACCGCCGCCCGCCCGCCAACTTCGTCGAACGCGCGGCGGCCACGCTCTACGGCTTCGAGGCCGGGCGCGCGAACGCGGTGCACGCGGCCTTCGACGGCCTGCGCGATCGCATCGATTACCGGCCCGACAGCCTGGTATGGAACGCGCAGGGCGGCGTGCTCGACGTGCTGCACGGCCCGACGCGCAGCACCGCGCGCGTGCCGCATGGCCCGCTGATCGTGGCCACCGGCGCCACCGACCGCGTGCTGCCGCTGCCGGGCTGGACCCTGCCCGGCGTCTACACGCTCGGCGGCGCGCAGGTGGCGCTCAAGTTCCAGGGCTGCGCCATCGGGCAGCGCGTGGTGTTCATGGGCACGGGGCCGCTGCTCTATCTGGTGGCCTACCAGTATGCGAAGGCCGGCGCGCGGGTCGCGGCCGTGCTCGACACCGCGCGCCTCGCGGACCAGGTCGCGGCGACGCCCGCGATGCTGCGGCAGCCCGCGGTGCTCGCGAAGGGCGTCTACTTCGTTGCCTGGCTGCGCGCGCATGGCGTGCCGCTGCATGGCGGCGTGCGGCCGCTGCGCGTGCTCGGCGACGATGCCGCGAGCCGCGTCACCGGCGTCGCCTGGCACGACGGCCGCGAGGAGCGCCGCATCGATTGCGATGCCGTCGGCTTCGGCTATGCGCTGCGCTCCGAGACCCAGCTCGCCGACCTGCTGGGCTGCCGCTTCGAGTTCGCGCCGATGCACCGCGCCCACCTGCCGGTGCGCGACGCGGCAGGCCGCTCGAGCGTGGCGGGCGTGTACCTCGCGGGCGATGGCGCCGGCATCATGGGCGCCGACGCGGCCGAGTGGGCCGGCGAGCGCGCGGCGCTCGCGCTGCTCGCGGACCAGGGCGTGGCCGTCGATGGCGCGCGCGCCGCGCTGCTCGAACGCAAGCTCGACACGCTGGCGGGCTTTCGCCGCGGACTCGAACGCGCGTTTCCGCTGCCGCAGGACTGGGCCGCCCACGCACCCGACGAGCTCGTCGTCTGCCGCTGCGAGAACGTCACGGCCGGCACGCTGCGCCAGACGGTCGCGGTCAACGGCGCCGACGAACTCAATCGCCTCAAGGCGCTGTCGCGCGTGGGCATGGGCCGCTGCCAGGGCCGCATGTGCGGCGTGGCCGCGGCCGAGATCCTCGCGCATGCAACCGGCCAGCCACTCGCGCAGGTCGGCCGGCTGCGCGGGCAGGCGCCGGTCAAGCCGATACCGATCCGGCTCGTCACGCAGGCCCCCGCCGATGGAGTCAGCGCATGA
- a CDS encoding IclR family transcriptional regulator, which yields METTTAASGGVPRIFSVIRALGVVQAEGGRVTQIARAVGLTQATTHRLLQSLMAEGVVEQDERSKLYRLSIEFFALAANAGNPGDLRTLCRPALLRLCASLGDSIFLLVRSGFDAVCLDRSEGPFPIRSFTGDIGGRIALGVGQGALAILAFLPEGEREEVIRFNLSRVREYGVYDEVYLRTEIERVRQSGFAGRNTGLLEGMAGVAVPILDREGRAVAALSVGTIADRLNADRLPTVVDLLQREALAIGPRINPFDASLRRPAQSLAGSPAGQRITA from the coding sequence ATGGAAACCACAACCGCGGCCAGCGGCGGCGTGCCGCGCATCTTTTCGGTGATCCGGGCGCTCGGCGTGGTGCAGGCCGAGGGCGGCCGCGTCACCCAGATCGCGCGCGCCGTCGGCCTCACGCAGGCCACCACGCACCGCCTGCTGCAGTCGCTGATGGCCGAGGGCGTGGTCGAGCAGGACGAGCGCAGCAAGCTGTACCGGCTGAGCATCGAGTTCTTCGCGCTCGCGGCCAACGCCGGCAATCCCGGCGACCTGCGCACCCTGTGCCGGCCCGCGCTGCTGCGCCTGTGCGCGAGCCTGGGCGACAGCATCTTCCTGCTGGTGCGCAGCGGCTTCGACGCCGTGTGCCTCGACCGCAGCGAGGGCCCGTTCCCGATCCGCTCGTTCACCGGCGACATCGGCGGGCGCATCGCGCTCGGCGTGGGGCAGGGCGCGCTCGCGATCCTGGCCTTCCTGCCCGAGGGCGAGCGCGAGGAGGTGATCCGCTTCAACCTCTCGCGCGTGCGCGAGTACGGCGTGTACGACGAGGTCTACCTGCGCACCGAGATCGAGCGCGTGCGCCAGAGCGGCTTCGCGGGCCGCAACACCGGCCTGCTCGAAGGCATGGCCGGCGTGGCCGTGCCCATCCTCGACCGTGAGGGCCGCGCCGTGGCCGCGCTGAGCGTGGGCACCATCGCCGACCGCCTCAACGCCGACCGGCTGCCGACCGTGGTCGACCTGCTGCAGCGCGAGGCGCTGGCGATCGGGCCGAGGATCAATCCCTTCGATGCCTCGCTGCGCCGGCCCGCGCAGAGCCTGGCGGGGTCGCCGGCGGGGCAGAGGATCACTGCTTGA